The following coding sequences are from one Malaciobacter pacificus window:
- the fabD gene encoding ACP S-malonyltransferase, translating into MKKIAFIFPGQGSQKVGMGKDFFENSDIAKEMISEASKRLNIDFEKLLFEENEDLGKTEFTQPAILLVSSIANAIFKEKCDIQPQFVLGHSLGEFSALVAAGAIDYLDAIELVHRRGLFMNEACAGGGAGMMALVGLDDSVVEKICEEQRELGKKVWPANYNMDGQLVLAGLRADLESLVDTFKEAGAKRALVLDMSVASHCELLESAVGNLMPYLQEYLKDEFLPVVSNVSTEKYSTKDEAIELLASQLTSPVKYKQSIEKVASEVDMFIEFGNGIVLKGLNRKITKVQTANISDMATLEKVLGELND; encoded by the coding sequence ATGAAAAAAATTGCTTTTATTTTTCCAGGACAAGGAAGTCAAAAAGTTGGAATGGGAAAAGATTTTTTTGAAAATAGTGATATTGCTAAAGAGATGATCTCTGAAGCTAGCAAAAGATTAAATATAGATTTTGAAAAACTATTATTTGAAGAAAATGAAGATTTAGGTAAAACTGAATTTACACAACCTGCAATTTTACTAGTTAGTTCAATTGCAAATGCAATTTTCAAAGAAAAATGTGATATCCAACCCCAATTTGTTTTAGGACACTCTCTTGGTGAATTTTCTGCATTAGTTGCAGCTGGTGCTATTGATTATCTAGATGCTATTGAATTAGTTCATAGAAGAGGTTTATTTATGAATGAAGCTTGTGCTGGTGGAGGTGCTGGTATGATGGCTTTAGTTGGATTAGATGATAGTGTTGTTGAAAAAATTTGTGAAGAGCAAAGAGAGCTTGGAAAAAAAGTTTGGCCTGCAAACTATAATATGGATGGACAATTAGTTTTAGCAGGACTTAGAGCTGATTTAGAATCACTTGTTGATACATTTAAAGAAGCTGGAGCTAAAAGAGCATTAGTACTTGATATGAGTGTTGCTAGTCATTGTGAACTACTTGAAAGTGCAGTTGGAAATTTAATGCCATATTTACAAGAGTATTTAAAAGATGAATTCTTGCCAGTAGTATCAAATGTAAGTACTGAAAAATATTCTACAAAAGATGAAGCTATTGAATTATTAGCATCTCAATTAACAAGCCCTGTTAAATACAAACAATCAATTGAAAAAGTTGCAAGTGAAGTTGATATGTTTATTGAGTTTGGAAATGGAATTGTATTAAAAGGTTTAAATAGAAAAATTACAAAAGTTCAAACTGCAAATATCTCTGATATGGCAACATTAGAAAAAGTTCTTGGGGAATTAAATGACTAA
- a CDS encoding TonB C-terminal domain-containing protein, which yields MQKTSSFLLSGILSISFYILICILVIYYVASPKAKTYTIKSEATVLELDVIIEKSDKKRVEKKVDKIVEKKQEVIKETSSSAEKKPDLKSLFGKVKIKEAKVVEKEVNNVKKSSDPKVYKAKFEKEKKSTNLKVDSLLKDTRTTTNTTSKSSSKKGETDEYYSKVRALLDRFIPTTREENLKSVVLVIINSKGEFDYKIVSYSNNTNFDESLKAFLDEQKSIMYPIPKKNKTVKINVDFKSEG from the coding sequence ATGCAAAAAACATCATCTTTTTTACTATCTGGAATATTATCTATTTCTTTTTATATTCTTATTTGTATTTTAGTTATATATTATGTTGCTAGTCCAAAAGCTAAAACTTATACTATTAAAAGTGAAGCTACAGTTCTAGAACTTGATGTAATTATAGAAAAAAGTGATAAAAAACGAGTAGAAAAAAAAGTAGATAAAATTGTTGAAAAAAAACAAGAAGTAATAAAAGAAACTTCATCTTCAGCAGAAAAAAAACCTGATCTAAAATCTTTATTTGGAAAAGTTAAGATTAAAGAAGCAAAAGTTGTTGAAAAAGAAGTTAACAATGTAAAAAAGTCATCAGACCCAAAAGTTTATAAAGCCAAATTTGAAAAAGAAAAGAAATCTACAAATTTAAAAGTTGATAGTTTGTTAAAAGATACTAGAACTACAACTAATACTACATCTAAAAGTTCAAGTAAAAAAGGTGAGACTGACGAATATTATTCAAAAGTTAGAGCTTTATTAGATAGATTTATTCCAACAACAAGAGAAGAAAATCTAAAATCAGTTGTTCTTGTAATAATAAATAGTAAAGGTGAATTTGATTATAAAATAGTTTCATATTCAAATAATACTAATTTTGATGAATCATTAAAAGCTTTTTTAGATGAACAAAAAAGTATAATGTATCCTATTCCTAAAAAGAATAAAACAGTAAAAATTAATGTAGATTTTAAATCAGAAGGATAA
- the tolB gene encoding Tol-Pal system protein TolB codes for MIRIFFIVGIFISTLFAQVDAKLEIVKKANTLPKIIISMASDSIEVVNLTKIKKVLEQDLSVSGHFEVINNIDSKVNYEEIPDILTLSNNGIDLYVNLHAQTDASGEYTLNTKLYDINAKSMVQEKYFKTSQIERYPFLSHRVAISINDFFQAPSIAWMDKFVVLSSYVGPGQANIMIADYTLAYKKTIVTGGLNIFPKWASNEQKEIYYTSYNYDKPTLVKLNIFNRKRSIVMQSDGMIACSDVNNDGSKLLITAAPDNQPDIFLYDVKTKKKIKVTKYSGIDVGGQFIEDDNRIVFVSNRLGNPNIFAKNIHGSGVEKLVYHSKNNSSVTTFENNIVYSSKDNDNELGGRTFNLYLMSTVSQDLTRLTSNGINQFPKFSPDGQSLLFIKNYQGVSSVGIIRLNFNSSFLFPLNGGKIQSIDW; via the coding sequence ATGATTAGAATATTTTTTATAGTAGGTATTTTTATTAGTACTTTATTTGCACAAGTTGATGCAAAATTAGAAATTGTTAAAAAGGCTAATACTCTACCAAAAATTATAATTTCAATGGCATCTGACAGTATTGAAGTTGTAAATTTAACTAAAATTAAAAAAGTTTTAGAACAAGACTTATCAGTAAGTGGTCATTTTGAAGTAATAAATAATATAGATTCTAAAGTTAATTATGAAGAGATACCAGATATTTTAACTTTATCAAATAATGGTATTGATTTATATGTTAATTTACATGCTCAAACAGATGCAAGTGGTGAGTATACATTAAATACAAAGTTATATGATATTAATGCTAAATCTATGGTTCAAGAAAAGTATTTTAAAACTTCTCAAATTGAAAGATATCCATTTTTATCACATAGAGTTGCTATTTCTATAAATGATTTTTTTCAAGCTCCAAGTATAGCTTGGATGGATAAGTTTGTTGTTTTATCTTCTTATGTTGGACCTGGACAAGCTAATATTATGATTGCTGATTACACATTAGCATATAAAAAGACTATTGTTACTGGTGGGCTTAATATTTTTCCTAAATGGGCTAGTAATGAACAAAAAGAGATTTACTACACTTCATATAATTATGATAAACCAACACTTGTAAAATTAAATATTTTTAATAGAAAAAGAAGTATTGTTATGCAATCTGATGGAATGATAGCTTGTAGTGATGTAAATAATGACGGATCAAAACTTCTTATAACGGCTGCTCCTGATAACCAACCTGATATTTTTTTATACGACGTAAAGACAAAAAAGAAAATAAAAGTTACTAAATATAGTGGAATTGATGTTGGTGGACAATTTATTGAAGATGATAATAGAATAGTTTTTGTTTCAAATAGGCTTGGTAATCCAAATATCTTTGCAAAAAATATACATGGCTCAGGTGTTGAAAAACTAGTTTACCATAGTAAAAATAACTCTTCAGTTACAACATTTGAAAATAATATTGTCTATAGTAGTAAAGATAATGACAATGAATTAGGAGGTAGAACATTCAATTTATATTTAATGTCTACAGTTTCACAGGATCTAACTAGACTAACTTCAAATGGAATTAACCAATTTCCTAAATTCTCTCCGGATGGTCAGTCTTTACTATTTATTAAAAATTACCAAGGTGTGAGTTCTGTTGGTATTATTAGATTAAATTTTAACTCGAGTTTTTTATTCCCTTTAAATGGTGGAAAGATTCAATCTATAGATTGGTAA
- a CDS encoding tetratricopeptide repeat protein, producing MNKIILALLVTSSFTVAQEVSVFGAGNLDSKNPYGLNSSEKHILKNQKNINNLSSKVTDLNSLIDSLNKRLEGLESIYEGDSSKLNETVLRMNELMKKVDLSTDLASKNQEETNEIKSVSEQLLNMKAETDKEVRASIATLKRAISKITKLVNKINSEYVSSEELKKNMSQFVTREEFEELKKNIGATTKKVSVNVSTSSNNTSTANSSTDSDDDLSTSAKRSAYMEKAKEEYSRRYFTGAIPKFEKLAQINYKPAESNYYLGEMWFVRKKYEKAISYFKQSAILYDKADWMPTLLLHSAISFEKLNDKENAKSFYATLVDLYPSSSEAKIAKKNLKNL from the coding sequence ATGAATAAAATTATTCTAGCATTGCTAGTTACTAGCTCATTTACTGTAGCCCAAGAGGTTTCAGTATTTGGAGCTGGAAATCTAGACTCTAAAAATCCATATGGTTTGAACTCTTCTGAAAAACATATATTGAAAAATCAAAAAAATATTAATAATTTATCTTCAAAAGTTACAGATTTAAACTCATTAATTGATTCTTTAAACAAAAGATTAGAAGGATTAGAATCAATTTATGAGGGTGATTCTTCAAAGTTAAATGAAACTGTTTTAAGAATGAATGAGTTAATGAAAAAAGTTGATCTTTCAACTGACCTAGCTTCGAAGAACCAAGAAGAGACAAATGAAATTAAATCAGTTTCAGAACAATTATTAAATATGAAAGCAGAAACTGATAAAGAAGTAAGAGCTAGTATTGCAACTTTAAAAAGAGCAATATCTAAGATTACAAAATTAGTAAATAAAATCAATTCTGAATATGTTTCTTCTGAAGAATTAAAGAAAAACATGAGTCAATTTGTGACAAGAGAAGAGTTTGAAGAGTTAAAAAAAAACATTGGAGCAACAACTAAAAAAGTAAGTGTAAATGTAAGTACTTCTTCAAATAACACTTCTACTGCTAATTCATCAACAGATTCGGATGATGATTTATCAACAAGTGCTAAAAGAAGTGCTTATATGGAAAAAGCTAAAGAAGAGTACTCAAGAAGATATTTTACAGGTGCAATACCTAAATTTGAGAAATTAGCTCAGATAAATTATAAACCTGCTGAGAGTAATTATTACTTAGGTGAAATGTGGTTTGTAAGAAAAAAATATGAAAAAGCTATTAGCTATTTTAAACAATCAGCTATTTTATATGATAAAGCAGATTGGATGCCTACATTGTTACTTCATAGTGCAATTTCGTTTGAAAAATTAAACGATAAAGAAAATGCTAAAAGTTTTTATGCTACTTTAGTGGACTTATATCCAAGCTCAAGTGAAGCGAAGATAGCTAAGAAAAATTTAAAAAATTTATAA
- a CDS encoding FKBP-type peptidyl-prolyl cis-trans isomerase codes for MNKVIGIEYTLKDAKSGEQLDSNVGQAPLEFVSGKGQIIPGLETKLVEMSENEQADVLVEAKDGYGEYNEEAVQTLPKEQFAGIELTEGMSLYGTGEHGETVQVVVKSFTDSDVTIDYNHPMAGKTLMFSVSVLSLRDATEEEAQTGVVGGMAAMGGGCCGGGGHSHGADEGGCCSTEPAKPQGHGGCGCH; via the coding sequence ATGAACAAAGTAATTGGTATTGAATATACTTTAAAAGATGCAAAATCAGGTGAGCAATTAGATTCAAATGTTGGACAAGCTCCATTAGAGTTTGTTTCAGGAAAAGGACAAATTATTCCAGGACTTGAGACTAAATTAGTTGAAATGTCAGAAAATGAACAAGCTGATGTATTAGTTGAAGCTAAAGATGGTTATGGTGAATATAATGAAGAAGCAGTTCAAACTTTACCAAAAGAGCAATTTGCTGGTATTGAATTAACTGAAGGTATGTCTTTATACGGAACTGGTGAGCATGGTGAAACTGTACAAGTTGTAGTTAAATCCTTCACTGATAGTGATGTAACAATTGATTACAACCACCCAATGGCTGGTAAAACATTAATGTTCTCAGTTTCTGTATTATCTTTAAGAGATGCAACTGAAGAAGAAGCACAAACAGGTGTTGTTGGTGGAATGGCTGCTATGGGTGGCGGATGTTGTGGTGGCGGAGGTCACTCACATGGTGCTGATGAAGGTGGATGTTGTTCAACTGAACCTGCTAAGCCACAAGGTCACGGTGGATGTGGTTGTCACTAA
- a CDS encoding OmpA family protein, translating into MRKFSIYSLLVASVLFTTGCSEKNVDMNVDNKVEQSSETALNNIPDTNINEITDGSFSMGEKTDTGVYYVINGKKVFIDNIYFGFDKYNLTDVEKSKAISNASKLSVINPSSTVKVSGNTDEWGTDEYNYALGLKRAKAVKDVLSTNGVTANISLVSLGESNPVCTEKNSACWEKNRRVEHTLIK; encoded by the coding sequence ATGAGAAAATTTAGCATTTACTCTTTGTTAGTTGCTTCTGTATTATTTACTACTGGTTGTAGTGAAAAAAATGTTGATATGAATGTTGACAATAAAGTTGAGCAGTCATCAGAAACTGCATTAAACAATATTCCAGATACAAATATTAATGAAATTACTGATGGTAGTTTTTCAATGGGTGAAAAAACTGATACAGGTGTTTATTATGTAATCAATGGTAAAAAAGTATTTATTGATAATATCTATTTTGGATTTGATAAATATAATTTAACTGATGTAGAGAAATCTAAAGCAATTTCTAATGCATCTAAATTATCTGTAATTAATCCTTCTTCAACTGTTAAAGTATCTGGTAATACAGATGAGTGGGGAACAGATGAATATAACTATGCTTTAGGTTTAAAAAGAGCAAAAGCAGTAAAAGATGTTTTAAGTACTAATGGTGTAACTGCAAATATTTCTTTAGTTTCTTTAGGTGAAAGTAACCCAGTTTGTACTGAGAAAAACTCTGCTTGTTGGGAAAAAAATAGAAGAGTTGAACATACTCTAATTAAATAG
- a CDS encoding 5'-methylthioadenosine/adenosylhomocysteine nucleosidase — translation MTKKLAIMGAMQEEVEPLLANFENINVVEYANNKYYEVNYNGLDIVIAYSKIGKVFASLTASTMIEKFGCDTLLFSGVAGAINPELKIGDLIIADKLCQHDLDITAFGHPHGYVPEGKVFVETSKELREIAKKVASNNEIKVIEGTIATGDQFVHSTDRKDFIETTFKADALEMEGASVAVVCDALDVPFFILRAISDSADMDAGFDFDEFLKSSAKVSADYIMQIVKEIKA, via the coding sequence ATGACTAAAAAATTAGCAATTATGGGAGCTATGCAAGAAGAAGTTGAACCTTTATTAGCTAACTTTGAAAATATAAATGTAGTTGAATATGCAAATAATAAATATTATGAAGTAAATTACAATGGTTTAGACATTGTAATTGCTTATTCAAAAATTGGAAAAGTTTTTGCAAGTTTAACTGCAAGTACTATGATTGAAAAGTTTGGATGTGATACTTTACTATTCTCAGGAGTTGCAGGTGCTATTAATCCTGAGCTTAAAATTGGTGATTTAATTATTGCTGATAAACTTTGCCAACATGATTTAGATATCACAGCTTTTGGGCATCCTCATGGATATGTTCCTGAAGGAAAAGTATTTGTTGAAACTTCTAAAGAGTTAAGAGAAATTGCTAAAAAAGTAGCTTCAAATAATGAAATAAAAGTTATTGAAGGTACAATTGCAACTGGTGATCAATTTGTTCACTCAACTGATAGAAAAGATTTTATAGAAACTACTTTTAAGGCTGATGCTTTAGAGATGGAGGGAGCTAGTGTTGCTGTTGTATGTGATGCTTTAGATGTACCATTTTTCATCTTAAGAGCTATTTCTGATAGTGCTGATATGGATGCAGGTTTTGATTTTGATGAGTTTTTAAAATCAAGTGCCAAAGTATCTGCTGATTATATTATGCAAATTGTAAAAGAGATTAAAGCTTAA
- a CDS encoding glucose-6-phosphate isomerase, which translates to MKYEKSFYQIKSNAQIFEKIVEEKETIGYYNLPYQDTTEIKEFAKTVKQKDIVVVGIGGSSLGTYAIHQFLLERENSKKLHFLESTDPVDLHWRLKKIDLDHALFIIISKSGSTVETISILKYLHSITTIDNTNTVCVTENDSKLNAFAKANDMKTFEIAKNVGGRFSVFSPVGLLPLAIMGLDIDKILEGCKKVSESFFDKSEYYDTIMEKARFIVENKNRFNINVVFSYSSLLDGFNKWYVQLWGESLGKVNINGTKQGLTPIGIIGPVDQHSFLQLVMEGKRDKTITFIKIDDFKDDMTIPDITIPHLEELDYLNNIKFKDLINMQADSTIEAIKNLKDIPYDIITIKQQNEYNIGKLMFTYELLTSIVGSFVQINTYDQPGVEAGKIILKNKLSIKK; encoded by the coding sequence ATGAAATATGAAAAAAGCTTTTACCAAATAAAATCGAATGCTCAAATATTTGAAAAAATTGTAGAAGAAAAAGAGACAATAGGATACTATAATCTTCCCTATCAAGATACAACTGAAATAAAAGAGTTTGCAAAAACTGTAAAACAAAAAGATATAGTAGTAGTTGGTATTGGAGGAAGTTCACTGGGGACTTATGCTATTCATCAATTTTTACTTGAAAGAGAAAACTCTAAAAAACTTCATTTTTTAGAATCGACTGATCCAGTTGACTTACATTGGAGATTAAAAAAAATTGATTTAGATCATGCACTTTTTATAATAATCTCAAAATCTGGCTCTACTGTAGAGACAATCAGTATTTTAAAATATCTTCATAGTATTACTACAATTGATAACACAAATACTGTTTGTGTAACTGAAAATGATAGTAAGCTAAATGCATTTGCAAAAGCAAATGATATGAAAACATTTGAAATAGCAAAAAACGTAGGAGGAAGGTTCTCAGTATTTTCTCCAGTAGGATTACTTCCTCTTGCTATTATGGGACTTGATATAGATAAAATACTAGAAGGTTGTAAAAAAGTAAGTGAAAGTTTCTTTGATAAGAGTGAATACTATGATACTATTATGGAAAAAGCTAGGTTTATTGTAGAAAATAAAAATAGATTTAATATAAATGTAGTTTTTTCATACTCATCACTTCTAGATGGATTTAATAAATGGTATGTTCAATTATGGGGAGAAAGTCTTGGTAAAGTTAATATTAATGGAACAAAACAAGGTTTGACTCCTATTGGTATTATAGGACCAGTTGATCAACATAGCTTTTTACAACTTGTTATGGAAGGGAAAAGAGATAAAACTATAACATTTATTAAAATTGATGATTTCAAAGATGATATGACTATTCCTGATATAACTATTCCTCATTTAGAAGAACTTGATTATCTGAATAATATTAAATTTAAAGACCTAATAAACATGCAAGCTGATTCTACAATTGAAGCTATAAAAAATCTAAAAGACATTCCATATGATATTATTACTATAAAACAACAAAATGAATATAATATTGGTAAACTTATGTTTACATATGAATTACTCACATCAATAGTGGGAAGTTTTGTTCAAATTAATACTTATGACCAACCAGGAGTAGAAGCTGGAAAAATTATTCTTAAAAATAAGTTATCAATTAAAAAGTAA
- a CDS encoding MotA/TolQ/ExbB proton channel family protein, with translation MTNTILNYLSNSSAITYIVLALLSLYLIITFWIFLYRYFALASMLKNEQKSLESLTSRDSSFSPLSQLNKCTSGIKSKELLNACEINIIKDASSGISWLAIIASTSPFIGLFGTVVGILESFAKFSSHSKVGFSIIAPAISEALVATAAGIFVAIFAYTFHQIMTRKVYELNTYLKAQSEILIAKG, from the coding sequence ATGACAAACACAATACTAAATTACTTAAGCAATAGTAGTGCTATAACTTACATAGTTTTAGCGCTATTGTCGCTATATCTTATTATTACATTCTGGATCTTTTTATATAGATATTTTGCATTAGCATCAATGTTAAAAAATGAACAAAAATCATTAGAATCACTTACTTCTAGAGATTCATCATTTTCACCATTATCACAATTAAATAAATGTACTAGTGGAATAAAATCGAAAGAGTTATTAAATGCATGTGAAATCAATATTATAAAAGATGCAAGTAGTGGAATTTCTTGGTTAGCAATTATCGCCTCAACTTCACCATTTATTGGATTATTTGGAACAGTTGTAGGAATATTAGAATCATTTGCTAAATTTTCAAGTCACAGTAAAGTTGGTTTTTCAATTATAGCACCTGCTATTTCAGAAGCTTTAGTAGCAACAGCAGCTGGAATTTTTGTTGCCATTTTTGCATATACATTTCATCAAATAATGACTAGAAAAGTATATGAACTTAATACTTATTTGAAGGCTCAGTCTGAAATTTTAATTGCTAAGGGTTAA
- a CDS encoding phosphomannomutase/phosphoglucomutase, which produces MSSSIFREYDIRGIFEKELNEDIVKKIGFYLAKALKKRNNDAKFIAVGYDARVHSPVLKKWLTSGINNAGLKVLDMGLVPTPANYYSNFTSFNQLSTDGSIMITGSHNPPEYNGFKITLQKDPFFGEDIYALGREVLNDDSTIKDNEETTFIDTKNAYIDYIVKEFSHLKLENKKFVFDCGNGVAGVVLREILDKLNIKYKILFEEPDGTFPNHHPDPSDEHTLEDVKKELASGEFDFGFAYDGDADRIALLSPKYNFKGDILAIFFSKFIENPTVIGEVKCTQVMYDIINSYGKAIMYKTGHSNLKVKIKETNADFAAEVSGHLFFNDRYFGYDDAIYATFRTLELIDQGFDFDTEYESLPKVFSTPEINVTVTEETKFKIIDNLKTALENPPSYIPTIKDIITVDGIRVIFENGWGLVRASNTTPKLVTRFEADTVENATVYQDALMKLFEEIKGDI; this is translated from the coding sequence ATGAGTTCATCTATATTTAGAGAATATGACATAAGAGGAATATTTGAGAAAGAGTTAAATGAAGATATAGTTAAGAAAATTGGTTTTTATTTAGCAAAGGCGTTAAAAAAAAGAAATAATGATGCAAAGTTTATAGCAGTTGGATATGATGCAAGAGTTCATTCGCCAGTTTTAAAAAAATGGCTTACTTCAGGAATAAACAATGCTGGTTTAAAAGTATTAGATATGGGATTAGTTCCAACACCAGCTAATTATTACTCAAATTTTACATCTTTCAATCAATTAAGCACTGATGGCTCAATTATGATTACGGGGAGTCATAACCCTCCTGAATATAATGGATTTAAAATTACTTTACAAAAAGACCCATTCTTTGGTGAAGATATTTATGCATTAGGTAGAGAAGTATTAAATGATGATTCTACTATTAAAGATAATGAAGAAACTACATTCATAGATACAAAAAATGCTTACATTGATTATATTGTAAAAGAATTTTCTCATTTAAAACTAGAGAATAAAAAGTTCGTATTTGATTGTGGTAATGGTGTTGCGGGCGTTGTTTTAAGAGAAATTCTAGATAAACTAAATATTAAATATAAAATATTATTTGAAGAGCCAGATGGGACTTTTCCTAATCATCATCCAGATCCAAGTGATGAGCATACACTAGAAGATGTCAAAAAAGAGCTTGCGAGTGGAGAGTTTGATTTTGGATTTGCATACGATGGAGATGCAGATAGAATTGCACTACTTTCCCCTAAATACAATTTTAAAGGTGATATTTTAGCAATTTTCTTTTCAAAATTTATAGAAAATCCAACTGTAATTGGTGAAGTAAAATGTACACAAGTTATGTATGATATTATTAATTCATATGGAAAAGCCATTATGTACAAAACTGGTCATAGTAATCTAAAAGTGAAAATAAAAGAGACAAATGCAGATTTTGCAGCTGAAGTTTCAGGTCATTTATTCTTTAATGATAGATATTTTGGTTATGATGATGCGATATATGCTACATTTAGAACATTAGAATTAATTGACCAAGGTTTTGATTTCGATACTGAATACGAATCTTTACCAAAAGTTTTCTCAACACCTGAAATCAATGTTACAGTAACAGAAGAAACAAAATTTAAGATAATTGATAATTTAAAAACTGCATTAGAAAATCCTCCTTCTTATATACCAACTATTAAAGATATTATTACAGTTGATGGTATTAGAGTTATATTTGAAAATGGTTGGGGATTAGTAAGAGCTAGTAATACTACACCGAAGCTTGTTACTAGATTTGAAGCAGATACAGTTGAAAATGCTACAGTTTATCAAGATGCATTAATGAAATTATTTGAAGAAATTAAAGGAGATATATAA
- a CDS encoding ExbD/TolR family protein: MYDFNQKPDLNITPLVDIMLVLLAILMVTAPVIEFEEPINLPKGSKSQQVQNFKKIDIFITKDRVVKINKKAVQIDNFPDSFLLFSKGKDQQTPIHIRADRELKYDDVMYILKSVKEAGFFKVALVTDG, encoded by the coding sequence GTGTATGACTTTAATCAAAAACCAGATTTAAATATTACTCCTTTAGTTGATATTATGTTAGTATTACTTGCAATACTTATGGTTACTGCACCTGTTATAGAGTTCGAAGAACCTATTAATCTTCCAAAAGGAAGTAAATCTCAACAAGTACAAAATTTCAAAAAAATTGATATCTTTATTACAAAAGATAGAGTTGTAAAAATTAATAAAAAAGCCGTTCAAATTGATAATTTTCCTGATAGTTTTTTACTATTTTCTAAAGGAAAAGATCAACAAACTCCAATTCATATTAGAGCTGATAGAGAATTAAAATATGACGATGTAATGTATATTTTAAAATCAGTTAAAGAAGCAGGTTTTTTTAAAGTTGCACTTGTTACAGATGGATAA
- the galU gene encoding UTP--glucose-1-phosphate uridylyltransferase GalU, producing the protein MIKKCLFPAAGYGTRFLPATKAMPKEMLPILTKPLIQYGVEEAMDAGCNVMATITGRGKRAITDHFDISYELEHQIKGSEKEKMLADIRHIIDKCTFTYTRQNEMKGLGDAIYKGKVLVGDSDPFAVILADDLCVNPDGDGVLKQMVKLYEKYKCCIVAAMEVPKEEVHKYGVIEGKAMEDGVYVVSNMVEKPETDKAPSNLAVIGRYILTPDIFEMIKNTKPGKNGELQITDALCDQAKKGMVLAYKFKGKRFDCGSVDGFVEATNYFYGLEKEKEKKKK; encoded by the coding sequence ATGATAAAAAAATGTTTATTCCCAGCAGCAGGATATGGTACAAGATTTTTACCTGCAACTAAAGCTATGCCAAAGGAGATGTTACCAATTCTTACTAAACCACTTATCCAATATGGTGTTGAAGAAGCTATGGATGCTGGATGTAATGTAATGGCAACAATTACTGGACGTGGAAAAAGAGCAATTACAGATCATTTTGATATTTCATATGAATTAGAACACCAAATCAAAGGTAGTGAAAAAGAAAAAATGCTTGCTGATATTAGACATATTATTGACAAGTGTACATTTACTTATACTAGACAAAATGAAATGAAAGGTTTAGGTGATGCAATTTATAAAGGTAAAGTTTTAGTTGGAGATTCTGACCCATTTGCAGTAATATTAGCTGATGATTTATGTGTAAATCCAGATGGTGATGGAGTATTAAAACAAATGGTAAAACTATATGAAAAATACAAATGTTGTATTGTTGCAGCTATGGAAGTACCTAAAGAAGAAGTGCATAAATATGGAGTAATAGAAGGTAAAGCTATGGAAGATGGTGTTTATGTAGTCTCTAATATGGTTGAAAAACCTGAGACAGATAAAGCTCCTTCAAACTTAGCAGTTATTGGAAGATATATTTTAACTCCTGATATTTTTGAAATGATTAAAAATACAAAACCAGGTAAAAACGGTGAATTACAAATTACAGATGCACTTTGCGATCAAGCTAAAAAAGGTATGGTTTTAGCTTACAAATTTAAAGGTAAAAGATTTGATTGTGGTTCAGTTGATGGATTTGTAGAAGCAACAAATTATTTTTACGGTTTGGAAAAAGAGAAAGAAAAAAAGAAAAAATAG